The following coding sequences lie in one Panicum virgatum strain AP13 chromosome 6N, P.virgatum_v5, whole genome shotgun sequence genomic window:
- the LOC120677900 gene encoding uncharacterized protein LOC120677900, translated as MEAYCNAVRRLEDKFDSLELNHIARKYNEEADKLAKIVSGRTTIPPNIFARDLTKPSIDFKNLAEATGATPEPSGAVTAEPSAKDPSAGESEDMEIEISSVDEAEAMQIDEAPPSRDWRDQYLNWINRGELPSDHAQAWRIARRTKSFVLIDRELYKRSPSGVLQCCIPIPEGRELVRDIHAEVCGHHAAPRTLMGNAFKQGFYWPTAVADATEVVRTCEGCQYYARKTHLPAHALQTIPIT; from the coding sequence atggaggcgtactgcaacgcAGTGCGTCGCCTCGAGGACAAATTCGACAGCCTCGAGCTCAACCACAtcgcgcgcaagtacaacgaggaagcGGACAAACTAGCCAAGATCgtgtcggggcggaccaccatccccccgaacatctttgcCCGCGACCTCACCAAGCCTTCTATCGACTTCAAGAATCTTGCGGAAGCCACCGGTGCAACCCCTGAACCCTCGGGGGCTGTAACCGCCGAGCCCTCGGCTAAGGACCCCTCGGCGGGGGAATCCGAGGACATGGAGATCGAGATCTCCTCGGTGGACGAGGCGGAAGCCATGCAAATTGACGAGGCCCCACCTTCCAGGGACTGGCGTGACCAATATCTTAATTGGATTAACCGAGGGGAGCTACCCTCGGATCACGCTCAGGCGTGGCGCATCGCCAGGCGGACCAAGTCTTTCGTCTTGATCGACAGGGAgctgtacaagcgcagtccctcgggtgttTTACAATgctgcatccccatccccgagggtaGGGAACTGGTCCGAGACATCCATGCCGAAGTTTGTGGACACCACGCAGCGCCTCGCACCCTCATGGGCAATGCGTTTaaacaaggcttttactggcccacagcGGTCGCCGATGCAACCGaagtcgtgcggacctgcgaggggtgCCAGTACTACGCTCGCAAGACACACCTCCCAGCTCATGCCCTGCAAACTATCCCCATCACATGA